One region of Citrus sinensis cultivar Valencia sweet orange chromosome 6, DVS_A1.0, whole genome shotgun sequence genomic DNA includes:
- the LOC102621289 gene encoding uncharacterized protein LOC102621289 isoform X1, with the protein MSGKMEKQYGITLQNQGFWMAKGAECLNDGEMAYDNSSKLDPKRSHQWFMEGPEAELFPNKKQAIGVPSSNLFSGLLNSNVPAWGHTSSFHSISGPFGERLFDSPTTRAVNLDDRNVTSVTAEKLDPGRKDLFGNDSSFGLSMSQAQEDHRGGLSYGIRKVKVSQVKDSENVMAVSMGHGYDTVDNNTISMAHAYNKADDSSISMGLAYNKGDANIMSMGDTFARENNIFISMAQPHNKANDNLSIGQTYKENNDSLPMSHSFGKEDNGMISMGQTYNKVEENAISAGHIYNKGDDSTISMVNTYNKDTSSLSVGQSYNKGESTIISFGGYDDDDANPSGTLLSTYGVMIGQSSVNTSEALNQKAFVKSNADTLMSSQHVTISGAENKSRKKEDLKPSKKVTSNNFPSNVRSLLSTGMLDGVPVKYIAWSREKELRGVIKGSGYQCSCQSCNYSKVINAYEFERHAGCKTKHPNNHIYFENGKTIYGIVQELRSTPQNMLFEVIQTITGSPINQKSFRLWKESFLAATRELQRIYGKEEGKQLS; encoded by the exons ATGAGTGGGAAGATGGAGAAACAGTATGGTATAACACTGCAG AATCAAGGCTTTTGGATGGCAAAGGGTGCTGAGTGTTTGAATGATGGTGAGATGGCCTATGATAATTCCTCTAAACTTGATCCAAAGCGTTCTCATCAGTGGTTCATGGAAGGTCCTGAGGCCGAGCTTTTCCCCAACAAGAAACAGGCAATAGGAGTTCCAAGCAGCAACCTTTTTTCAGGATTGTTAAACTCGAATGTTCCAGCATGGGGTCATACTTCCAGTTTCCACTCCATCTCTGGCCCTTTTGGTGAACGTTTATTTGATTCTCCAACAACCAGAGCTGTCAATCTTGATGATCGAAATGTTACTTCAGTTACTGCAGAAAAACTTGATCCTGGAAGAAAGGATTTATTTGGTAATGATTCTTCCTTTGGTCTATCTATGTCACAAGCACAGGAAGATCATAGGGGAGGTCTTAGTTATGGGATTAGAAAAGTAAAGGTCAGCCAGGTTAAAGACTCGGAAAATGTTATGGCAGTATCAATGGGACATGGCTATGATACAGTAGATAACAATACCATATCAATGGCCCATGCTTACAACAAGGCTGACGACAGTTCTATATCAATGGGTCTTGCTTATAACAAAGGTGATGCTAATATTATGTCTATGGGTGATACCTTTGCTAGGGAGAATAACATTTTCATATCAATGGCCCAACCCCATAACAAGGCGAATGATAACCTATCGATTGGTCAGACATACAAAGAGAATAATGATAGCCTGCCAATGTCTCATTCTTTCGGCAAGGAGGACAATGGTATGATCTCTATGGGTCAAACCTACAACAAGGTAGAGGAGAATGCTATATCAGCAGGTCACATTTATAACAAAGGAGATGACAGTACCATATCAATGGTTAACACTTATAATAAGGATACAAGTAGTTTATCAGTTGGACAGTCATATAATAAGGGAGAGAGTACTATCATTTCCTTTGGGGggtatgatgatgatgatgcaaaTCCCTCGGGGACGCTGTTATCTACTTATGGGGTGATGATTGGCCAATCTTCTGTCAATACATCAGAAGCATTAAATCAGAAAGCGTTTGTTAAATCAAATGCTGATACACTCATGTCTAGTCAACATGTAACCATCTCTGGTgctgaaaataaatcaagaaagaaagaagaccTAAAACCATCTAAGAAGGTCACTTCAAACAACTTTCCTTCAAATGTCAGAAGTTTGCTATCGACTGGTATGCTGGATGGAGTTCCTGTTAAGTATATCGCCTGGTCACGTGAG AAGGAGCTCCGTGGTGTTATTAAAGGTTCTGGGTATCAGTGTAGCTGTCAGTCCTGTAATTACTCAAAG GTTATTAATGCTTATGAATTTGAGCGTCATGCTGGTTGCAAAACGAAACACCCAAACAatcacatttattttgaaaatgggaaGACTATATATGGGATTGTCCAAGAGCTAAGGAGCACACCTCAGAATATGTTGTTTGAAGTTATTCAGACAATTACTGGCTCCCCAATCAACCAGAAGTCCTTCCGTCTATGGAAAG AGTCCTTTCTAGCTGCAACCCGTGAGCTTCAGCGTATATATGGGAAGGAAGAAGGGAAGCAATTGTCATAA
- the LOC102622465 gene encoding ras-related protein RABE1c → MAAPPARARADYDYLIKLLLIGDSGVGKSCLLLRFSDGSFTTSFITTIGIDFKIRTIELDGKRIKLQIWDTAGQERFRTITTAYYRGAMGILLVYDVTDESSFNNIRNWIRNIEQHASDNVNKILVGNKADMDESKRAVPTSKGQALADEYGIKFFETSAKTNLNVEEVFFSIARDIKQRLADTDSRAEPQTIKINQPDQAGGAAQAAQRSACCGS, encoded by the exons ATGGCTGCTCCACCTGCAAGAGCCCGGGCTGATTACGATTACCTCATAAAGCTGCTCCTGATCGGCGACAGCG GTGTTGGTAAGAGTTGTCTCCTTCTGCGATTCTCTGATGGTTCCTTTACTACCAGTTTTATTACAACCATTGG TATTGACTTCAAGATTAGGACCATAGAGCTTGATGGAAAACGAATTAAACTTCAAATATGGGATACTGCAGGTCAAGAGAGGTTTCGAACAATTACAACCG CATACTACCGAGGAGCCATGGGAATATTGCTCGTATATGATGTCACCGACGAGTCATCTTTCAACA ACATTAGGAATTGGATCCGTAATATCGAACAGCATGCATCTGACAATGTAAACAAGATTCTGGTGGGTAACAAGGCCGACATGGACGAAAGCAAAAGG GCTGTCCCCACTTCAAAGGGCCAAGCTCTTGCTGATGAATATGGCATCAAGTTCTTTGAGACT AGTGCAAAGACAAACCTAAATGTGGAGGAggttttcttttcaattgcAAGGGACATCAAGCAAAGGCTTGCAGATACAGACTCTAGGGCTGAG CCTCAGACTATCAAAATTAACCAACCTGACCAGGCAGGTGGGGCTGCTCAAGCTGCCCAAAGATCAGCTTGCTGCGGTTCTTAA
- the LOC102620833 gene encoding type I inositol polyphosphate 5-phosphatase 8, whose product MSSWPKVVARKWLNIQSGADEFDSDYAVKGKTCERRNSCSDDDYYVLVREGFSGWLKEADAIRQSAIVPESPPVTDTVNLKTFVGTWNVGGKSPQEDLNLRDWLKSTAPADIYVLGFQEIVPLNAGNVLGAEDNGPAAKWLCLIRQALNGNKTDQELSQYYNNATSPQTDQDQQASLKPRISFSDLLSLEDELGQEDFERLLSLQSSSNSSEEGSPSSTCKSGSPMRRRYCLAASKQMVGIFLCIWVRADLYKHISNLKVSSVGRGIMGYLGNKGSISISMTLHNTTFCFVGTHLASGEKEGDEIRRNSDVAQILKRTRFSHSYIDPAQPLPPETILEHDVIFWLGDLNYRLANGYGDTHEQLKRNDWQALLEKDQLRLEQRAGRVFEGWEEGDIYFPPTYKYITNSDHYVVQTSKSKEKRRTPAWCDRILWKGEGLKQLCYVRGESRFSDHRPVYSFFSVQVNSANKPKPRTINSKSCPLKVSTNSALSSSCVAKVQAEELLIFPRPQSYMDKTHSF is encoded by the exons ATG TCTTCGTGGCCAAAAGTAGTGGCGAGAAAATGGCTCAATATACAAAGCGGAGCAGACGAGTTCGACTCCGATTACGCAGTTAaag GTAAAACTTGTGAGAGAAGAAACAGTTGCTCAGACGACGATTACTACGTCCTCGTACGGGAAGGTTTCTCAg GCTGGTTGAAGGAAGCTGATGCGATTAGACAGTCAGCCATCGTCCCGGAGTCACCACCTGTCACCGATACCGTCAACCTCAA AACGTTCGTGGGGACATGGAATGTCGGAGGCAAGTCACCCCAGGAGGATTTGAACTTAAGAGATTGGCTAAAGTCAACTGCTCCGGCTGACATTTATGTTCTTGG GTTCCAAGAAATTGTCCCTCTAAATGCTGGCAACGTACTAGGGGCAGAGGACAATGGGCCGGCTGCCAAGTGGCTCTGTCTTATTCGTCAAGCTTTGAACGGCAATAAGACTGACCAAGAACTTTCTCAATATTACAACAATGCCACTTCACCACAGACTGACCAGGACCAGCAAGCTAGCTTGAAGCCCAGAATTAGCTTCTCTGACTTGCTATCATTGGAAGATGAACTTGGCCAAGAAGATTTTGAAAGATTGTTAAGTTTGCAATCAAGTTCAAACTCTTCTGAAGAAGGCTCGCCTAGCTCAACATGCAAATCCGGCAGCCCTATGCGGCGTCGTTACTGCCTAGCAGCAAGCAAGCAAATGGTGGGGATTTTCTTGTGTATATGGGTTAGAGCAGATCTTTATAAACATATTAGCAACTTGAAGGTCTCATCTGTTGGCCGTGGCATTATGGGTTATCTTGGAAACAAG GGTTCAATATCAATTAGCATGACATTGCACAACACAACTTTCTGCTTCGTCGGTACGCACTTGGCCTCCGGAGAGAAAGAAGGTGATGAGATCAGAAGGAATTCAGACGTTGCACAAATATTAAAGAGAACAAGGTTTTCTCATTCATATATAGATCCCGCACAGCCACTCCCCCCTGAAACCATATTGGAACATGA TGTAATTTTTTGGCTCGGGGATTTGAATTATCGGCTTGCAAATGGCTATGGTGACACACATGAACAGCTAAAGAGAAATGACTGGCAGGCACTTCTAGAGAAAGATCAG TTACGGTTAGAGCAAAGAGCTGGTCGAGTATTTGAAGGCTGGGAGGAAGGGGATATATATTTTCCCCCAACATACAAATACATCACCAATTCTGACCATTATGTTGTTCAAACGTCTAAATCTAAAGAAAAACGACGCACTCCTGCCTG GTGTGATCGAATACTGTGGAAAGGCGAAGGCCTTAAACAATTGTGTTATGTAAGAGGAGAATCAAGATTCTCAGACCACAGACCagtttattctttcttttccgTACAAGTAAACTCAGCAAACAAGCCTAAGCCTCGCACCATTAACTCCAAATCCTGCCCGTTGAAAGTTTCAACAAACAGTGCCTTATCATCCTCATGCGTGGCCAAAGTCCAAGCAGAGGAACTCCTGATATTTCCCAGGCCACAAAGCTACATGGACAAAACACACAGTTTCTGA
- the LOC102622161 gene encoding WAT1-related protein At2g37460: protein MKNQMLSLFNRTRPFIGVIFMQVGFAGMDVLCKAALNKGMSPYVLVVYRHAAATIAMAPFAVILDKKIRPKMTLAILTKLLLLGLLEPVIDQNLYFIGMKYTTATFAAAMYNILPAITFLMAWIIRLENVNLKSIRSLAKVIGTLATVAGAMVMTLIKGPILELFWTKGAENHGHGSSGTTTHNSIKGALMITAGCFSWSFFIILQAITLKAYPAELSLTAWICFFGTVEGTLAALIMERGKASIWAIHWDTKLVASVYSGIICSGLTYYIQGIVMKDRGPVFVAAFSPLCMVIVAIMSTIILAEQMYLGRIIGAIIIIGGLYLVVWGKSKDHKSPSPSTDEHLPPAEQTNNTGSNGKENFGHEVTKIDV, encoded by the exons ATGAAGAACCAAATGCTTAGTTTGTTCAATAGGACGAGGCCATTCATTGGTGTCATTTTCATGCAAGTAGGTTTTGCTGGAATGGATGTTCTGTGCAAAGCTGCATTGAACAAGGGCATGAGCCCTTACGTCCTTGTTGTGTACCGACACGCTGCTGCAACAATCGCCATGGCTCCTTTTGCAGTCATTCTGGACAA GAAGATACGACCAAAGATGACACTGGCAATCTTAACAAAGCTACTGTTGCTGGGATTGCTAGA GCCAGTTATAGACCAGAACTTGTACTTTATCGGGATGAAGTATACAACGGCGACATTTGCAGCTGCTATGTACAATATTCTTCCTGCCATCACCTTTCTAATGGCTTGGATCATCAG GCTTGAGAACGTGAATCTTAAGAGCATCCGCAGCCTAGCTAAAGTGATTGGGACATTGGCAACCGTTGCAGGAGCCATGGTTATGACCCTGATAAAAGGTCCAATTCTTGAATTATTCTGGACAAAGGGAGCAGAAAATCATGGGCACGGGAGCAGTGGGACAACCACCCACAATTCAATCAAGGGTGCTCTAATGATCACAGCTGGCTGCTTCAGCTGGTCCTTTTTCATAATTCTGCAG GCAATTACATTGAAAGCATACCCCGCTGAGCTCTCTCTTACAGCTTGGATATGCTTCTTTGGCACAGTTGAGGGCACTTTAGCCGCGCTAATAATGGAAAGAGGAAAAGCTAGCATCTGGGCCATACACTGGGACACTAAATTAGTGGCTTCTGTCTACAGT GGGATAATATGCTCAGGACTAACTTACTACATTCAAGGAATAGTAATGAAAGACAGAGGCCCTGTTTTTGTAGCAGCTTTTAGTCCTCTATGCATGGTCATTGTGGCTATTATGAGCACCATCATTTTGGCAGAGCAAATGTACCTTGGAAG GATCATTGGTGCCATTATCATAATCGGAGGCTTATATCTTGTTGTCTGGGGTAAAAGCAAGGATCACAAGTCACCATCACCATCAACTGATGAGCATCTACCACCAGCTGAGCAAACAAACAATACAGGTAGCAATGGAAAGGAAAATTTTGGTCATGAGGTCACAAAAATTGATGTGTGA
- the LOC102621289 gene encoding uncharacterized protein LOC102621289 isoform X3, producing the protein MNQGFWMAKGAECLNDGEMAYDNSSKLDPKRSHQWFMEGPEAELFPNKKQAIGVPSSNLFSGLLNSNVPAWGHTSSFHSISGPFGERLFDSPTTRAVNLDDRNVTSVTAEKLDPGRKDLFGNDSSFGLSMSQAQEDHRGGLSYGIRKVKVSQVKDSENVMAVSMGHGYDTVDNNTISMAHAYNKADDSSISMGLAYNKGDANIMSMGDTFARENNIFISMAQPHNKANDNLSIGQTYKENNDSLPMSHSFGKEDNGMISMGQTYNKVEENAISAGHIYNKGDDSTISMVNTYNKDTSSLSVGQSYNKGESTIISFGGYDDDDANPSGTLLSTYGVMIGQSSVNTSEALNQKAFVKSNADTLMSSQHVTISGAENKSRKKEDLKPSKKVTSNNFPSNVRSLLSTGMLDGVPVKYIAWSREKELRGVIKGSGYQCSCQSCNYSKVINAYEFERHAGCKTKHPNNHIYFENGKTIYGIVQELRSTPQNMLFEVIQTITGSPINQKSFRLWKESFLAATRELQRIYGKEEGKQLS; encoded by the exons ATG AATCAAGGCTTTTGGATGGCAAAGGGTGCTGAGTGTTTGAATGATGGTGAGATGGCCTATGATAATTCCTCTAAACTTGATCCAAAGCGTTCTCATCAGTGGTTCATGGAAGGTCCTGAGGCCGAGCTTTTCCCCAACAAGAAACAGGCAATAGGAGTTCCAAGCAGCAACCTTTTTTCAGGATTGTTAAACTCGAATGTTCCAGCATGGGGTCATACTTCCAGTTTCCACTCCATCTCTGGCCCTTTTGGTGAACGTTTATTTGATTCTCCAACAACCAGAGCTGTCAATCTTGATGATCGAAATGTTACTTCAGTTACTGCAGAAAAACTTGATCCTGGAAGAAAGGATTTATTTGGTAATGATTCTTCCTTTGGTCTATCTATGTCACAAGCACAGGAAGATCATAGGGGAGGTCTTAGTTATGGGATTAGAAAAGTAAAGGTCAGCCAGGTTAAAGACTCGGAAAATGTTATGGCAGTATCAATGGGACATGGCTATGATACAGTAGATAACAATACCATATCAATGGCCCATGCTTACAACAAGGCTGACGACAGTTCTATATCAATGGGTCTTGCTTATAACAAAGGTGATGCTAATATTATGTCTATGGGTGATACCTTTGCTAGGGAGAATAACATTTTCATATCAATGGCCCAACCCCATAACAAGGCGAATGATAACCTATCGATTGGTCAGACATACAAAGAGAATAATGATAGCCTGCCAATGTCTCATTCTTTCGGCAAGGAGGACAATGGTATGATCTCTATGGGTCAAACCTACAACAAGGTAGAGGAGAATGCTATATCAGCAGGTCACATTTATAACAAAGGAGATGACAGTACCATATCAATGGTTAACACTTATAATAAGGATACAAGTAGTTTATCAGTTGGACAGTCATATAATAAGGGAGAGAGTACTATCATTTCCTTTGGGGggtatgatgatgatgatgcaaaTCCCTCGGGGACGCTGTTATCTACTTATGGGGTGATGATTGGCCAATCTTCTGTCAATACATCAGAAGCATTAAATCAGAAAGCGTTTGTTAAATCAAATGCTGATACACTCATGTCTAGTCAACATGTAACCATCTCTGGTgctgaaaataaatcaagaaagaaagaagaccTAAAACCATCTAAGAAGGTCACTTCAAACAACTTTCCTTCAAATGTCAGAAGTTTGCTATCGACTGGTATGCTGGATGGAGTTCCTGTTAAGTATATCGCCTGGTCACGTGAG AAGGAGCTCCGTGGTGTTATTAAAGGTTCTGGGTATCAGTGTAGCTGTCAGTCCTGTAATTACTCAAAG GTTATTAATGCTTATGAATTTGAGCGTCATGCTGGTTGCAAAACGAAACACCCAAACAatcacatttattttgaaaatgggaaGACTATATATGGGATTGTCCAAGAGCTAAGGAGCACACCTCAGAATATGTTGTTTGAAGTTATTCAGACAATTACTGGCTCCCCAATCAACCAGAAGTCCTTCCGTCTATGGAAAG AGTCCTTTCTAGCTGCAACCCGTGAGCTTCAGCGTATATATGGGAAGGAAGAAGGGAAGCAATTGTCATAA
- the LOC102621289 gene encoding uncharacterized protein LOC102621289 isoform X2 yields MSGKMEKQYGITLQNQGFWMAKGAECLNDGEMAYDNSSKLDPKRSHQWFMEGPEAELFPNKKQAIGVPSSNLFSGLLNSNVPAWGHTSSFHSISGPFGERLFDSPTTRAVNLDDRNVTSVTAEKLDPGRKDLFGNDSSFGLSMSQAQEDHRGGLSYGIRKVKVSQVKDSENVMAVSMGHGYDTVDNNTISMAHAYNKADDSSISMGLAYNKGDANIMSMGDTFARENNIFISMAQPHNKANDNLSIGQTYKENNDSLPMSHSFGKEDNGMISMGQTYNKVEENAISAGHIYNKGDDSTISMVNTYNKDTSSLSVGQSYNKGESTIISFGGYDDDDANPSGTLLSTYGVMIGQSSVNTSEALNQKAFVKSNADTLMSSQHVTISGAENKSRKKEDLKPSKKVTSNNFPSNVRSLLSTGMLDGVPVKYIAWSREELRGVIKGSGYQCSCQSCNYSKVINAYEFERHAGCKTKHPNNHIYFENGKTIYGIVQELRSTPQNMLFEVIQTITGSPINQKSFRLWKESFLAATRELQRIYGKEEGKQLS; encoded by the exons ATGAGTGGGAAGATGGAGAAACAGTATGGTATAACACTGCAG AATCAAGGCTTTTGGATGGCAAAGGGTGCTGAGTGTTTGAATGATGGTGAGATGGCCTATGATAATTCCTCTAAACTTGATCCAAAGCGTTCTCATCAGTGGTTCATGGAAGGTCCTGAGGCCGAGCTTTTCCCCAACAAGAAACAGGCAATAGGAGTTCCAAGCAGCAACCTTTTTTCAGGATTGTTAAACTCGAATGTTCCAGCATGGGGTCATACTTCCAGTTTCCACTCCATCTCTGGCCCTTTTGGTGAACGTTTATTTGATTCTCCAACAACCAGAGCTGTCAATCTTGATGATCGAAATGTTACTTCAGTTACTGCAGAAAAACTTGATCCTGGAAGAAAGGATTTATTTGGTAATGATTCTTCCTTTGGTCTATCTATGTCACAAGCACAGGAAGATCATAGGGGAGGTCTTAGTTATGGGATTAGAAAAGTAAAGGTCAGCCAGGTTAAAGACTCGGAAAATGTTATGGCAGTATCAATGGGACATGGCTATGATACAGTAGATAACAATACCATATCAATGGCCCATGCTTACAACAAGGCTGACGACAGTTCTATATCAATGGGTCTTGCTTATAACAAAGGTGATGCTAATATTATGTCTATGGGTGATACCTTTGCTAGGGAGAATAACATTTTCATATCAATGGCCCAACCCCATAACAAGGCGAATGATAACCTATCGATTGGTCAGACATACAAAGAGAATAATGATAGCCTGCCAATGTCTCATTCTTTCGGCAAGGAGGACAATGGTATGATCTCTATGGGTCAAACCTACAACAAGGTAGAGGAGAATGCTATATCAGCAGGTCACATTTATAACAAAGGAGATGACAGTACCATATCAATGGTTAACACTTATAATAAGGATACAAGTAGTTTATCAGTTGGACAGTCATATAATAAGGGAGAGAGTACTATCATTTCCTTTGGGGggtatgatgatgatgatgcaaaTCCCTCGGGGACGCTGTTATCTACTTATGGGGTGATGATTGGCCAATCTTCTGTCAATACATCAGAAGCATTAAATCAGAAAGCGTTTGTTAAATCAAATGCTGATACACTCATGTCTAGTCAACATGTAACCATCTCTGGTgctgaaaataaatcaagaaagaaagaagaccTAAAACCATCTAAGAAGGTCACTTCAAACAACTTTCCTTCAAATGTCAGAAGTTTGCTATCGACTGGTATGCTGGATGGAGTTCCTGTTAAGTATATCGCCTGGTCACGTGAG GAGCTCCGTGGTGTTATTAAAGGTTCTGGGTATCAGTGTAGCTGTCAGTCCTGTAATTACTCAAAG GTTATTAATGCTTATGAATTTGAGCGTCATGCTGGTTGCAAAACGAAACACCCAAACAatcacatttattttgaaaatgggaaGACTATATATGGGATTGTCCAAGAGCTAAGGAGCACACCTCAGAATATGTTGTTTGAAGTTATTCAGACAATTACTGGCTCCCCAATCAACCAGAAGTCCTTCCGTCTATGGAAAG AGTCCTTTCTAGCTGCAACCCGTGAGCTTCAGCGTATATATGGGAAGGAAGAAGGGAAGCAATTGTCATAA